AAATACCATGGTGGTGGGACGGAATGAAGATGTTTGCTGGAGAGACAAACATTATGGAGTTGATttgggatgggaatgggggtCTGAATGTGTCTACATATCTCATGGATCTCTTATCGACGTTTATCGATATGTTGTTGATCGATTTTCTTGCATATTTCTCAGAGAATAAGGGAATTGCAATCTGTATCTCCTGTAACTCGCATGAATCTCGTGATTGATAGAGAATtgatatttatcgataaattatcgattgatcaaaagaaaatacaaagaTGAAAAAAGGCATACACCACTCAGATCTACTGGGATGCCTTGTTATGCTGTATCATGTGTGTATTTCTGTATCTTCTGTTCTTCCTACTTGCAGCTATCGATATTTATCGATTGCATGCGTCTTAATGCTACACAGTATTCAATTAATCTCTTCGTATCTCCTTCCAACATTACCTATCCTGCCATAGCTCTCCCAACGATATTTATCGGTGATTATGTGATAAATGACCCATAGATTGCACAGCAATCGTCTGGCATTCCTCTACACTCCCATCGATCATCATCGAGAGGACATCTACCATTAAAGATGTCACTCCATTAAGAACTGCAGATATTTCCAGATTAAAGTGTTCAAAAGATTCTTTTTTCCAAATACCGATAATCCGATTGGGCTTATAaaaacatatacacacacacatgtatctatgtatcgcACGAGTGTGCGGGAGGGACGGGTGTACGATTGTGCCACCAATTAAGACTCGGCCATAAAAATTGATTCCGCAGCAAAAACTATTgacaacttttttttgtggggccAAAATGTCAGCAGCAGATGGGTGCGGAGGTGCCGAAGGTGGAGGCATGGAGTTGGAATCCCCTCTGCAATGGCCGCAATTTGTGAGGAAAtacgaaaaacaaaaccaaaatcgCACCAAAGCGAACCGAAGGGGCAGGAGAGGAGTGAAGGGGAGGCAAGTGGCAGCCACTTGTTGCCTGTTGGTGTTGCCGGTGCCACCGTTGAAGTACAAGcgttttcttgttgttgtatcttttgcataaaaatcaaCTTCTGCGGCTACCTTTTTTTGGGGCCCCTCTTTTCTTACGTGTTTTTTGGATGAATTTTTGTTCGTTCGTTTTGTGGTACGAGTGTCTTGTAAGTGCGGCATCGCCTTCAAGATTCGCTACAGATTTCGTGGATTTCGTGGCGGTTCTTCTCCCCTTATCCCCTGCCCCGGGCCACTGGGGGGGTAGCCCGaactaattaattaattggaaaaacaagaaacaagatTTCGTAAACTTAATGCGTGTTTTATTTCGATTTGCGTTAAgatttcatttccattcagacaaaaaaaacgaaaccagATTAGAGACCAGTcgaaaaagaaatatataagtCAAATAGATATATACGACGACGGCGGAGTTCATTGCTATCCGAAGGTCCATGGGCTGATCACAATATAAAACTTCTTTAGCATAaacgtatctgtatctgcatattGAAATCTATCTGTAGTATCCTCTGCTTGGGGTCGTCACTCGCGGCATACAAGAATCGGAATACAACAATTAAAACCGAATTAATTTGACGGCTATTACAGGAAATTATAAAACCATTAGAAGGCATTTCTGTTGAATGATATTTATAGCtactattttccatttattaaTGGAATAGCTCTATAATTATCTTTGCCAGATTTGCATACAGCCAGATTTCCCAGCCCCCAATTTCTCGATTCTTGGAAGCCAGCGAATCCCCTGAAACAACCTTCAAAATCATGTGAATCCCCTAAACAAACTACGCAGGTCTCTTGGCCTTTGGTGGATCTTCACGCCAAAAGTTTGTTTCAATTCAAACCCGGCTTTTGTTGCTAATTTTGTGTGTGATTTCTGCGGCTGTTGCCAGGCTGCTGCCACCTTgtgtttgttgctttgttgctttgtttgaTTAAAACATTTCAGGTGCATCTAAGTGGATGTTTGGATACTATACTTTGGAAGCATTCATGATTTTTGTGTCATAAAAAACCATAAATCACGACGAAGAAAGAATCTTTTGTTAGATCAAGTAAAACATTTAAGGAAGACCTTTTTATGGACGTTCATCGCATATTTCAAGATTGTgtgtcatgcggcagcgcccctcttCTTGCTTTAAGGGCGCTTCCTTTCTCATAACAATTTAAAGAATCAGACAGTCCGTCTGGGAACTTGTTTTCCACATTCTGGGCTATGATGTTCTTGTGATGGCGATATTCCTTGAATATCAACTGATTTTTGTATAAATGGAATTTCTAGATCAAGGAGAACCAGAAAGGAATACCAGAAAAGCTTGCACGTGCTGCGCgcaatgcggcagcgcccATCGGTTGGTTTGCCTGAGGTTCTGCGTGGGTTCTACGACAGAATTAATTTTGAATACCATCATCAATAAGCAATcataatatttcatttatcCATTCGATACCCAGTGCTTATCTCAATCGCCTGTCGGATTCGATTTAGGGGAATTGCCAATAGAATCATTTCGCAATCCTCAACAAGTTCTGGCACTGCCGCCAGTGCTGCCAATCGTGGGTGCAATGCCTCCTCGGAGCTGAAGCTCAAACTgaaattcaatttcgatttttaTGGCACAACCTCTTTTGTTTCACAGTCGtcgttcgggttcgggttcgagCTTGAGCTTGAGCTTGGGTTTTGTGTGTATGTTGTGCCGTGTGGTCCATAAATTTCGATGGTTTGACGTTCaagtgaaataaaataaaaataccgtCATCGAACTACTTCTAGACATCGATTTCGAGTTCGATTCGCTGCGATTCGTTGCGATTCGTTGCGATGCCACGAGATTCGCCTGCTGGCCGTAAATTTCGAGCAGTTCCGCAGATTTTCTGCTCAGGGCCGCAGACAAAGGAGAAGGGTGTGGAGTCTGCCGTCGCGTCGCCGACCCTGGGGGGCCAAGTGAAATAAAACTTAATATATTTGCCAATTTTTTCGCCTTAAAATTGTGCAAATAGCCCCTgacgaaaaaccaaaacgaagaCAACGCTTGCGGCTTATGTAAACTTCGGTTCGAGGGCTCGAGGGCATTCATCATACGCACTGGTGGCCCCGCAAACGGAGGCGCCAAAGCGATCAATGCACACAGAAAAAAGGTGAAGAAATGTCAACAGTCAAATGGGAAAAGTAATGCTTGAAATGGATTAGTAATTGGAAGGAAAACACGCAGAAATGGAACACTAATTGGATGTGGCACACAGAGGAATGAATGGAAAAGTAAACAGAAGCAGAACACTAATTGGATGGAACGTACGAACGCGCAGGGAATGCATGGAAACGTAAACAGAAACGGGGAAATATGATTAAAAGTAAATGGAAACTAATGAAACATTAAACAAGATGAGAGGACAATTGTATTATATTAGAGAAAACATTCGTTTGGATAAGATAAGGATGGGATGACCAAAAATGGAATAACTGCAACAGAAGAGGGGCGACTTACAATGGAATGCTAGAAATCTGCTGAAACAAGAggaaaaataaacagagaGATTCGTAGGGCATTTAAGTGGTGGAAGGAAAGGTCGAGGATAATCGAATGGCATTCACAGCAGGAGGCAGAAAATGCCCTTAAACGGCAGGCAGTGCAATGGAAGAGTGATGGAACTCGCTCTAAATGGAATGGCATTTTCATCAGGCATGGAATGAGTGGAATGGAGTGCCAGGAATAGCTGTTaaaggaatggaatgaagCAACAGCttcaggcagagcagagaaacGCCTCAAAGCcaaccgaaactgaaacagttttatggttttttaCGGCTTGGTTTTAGTTATCGTAAAGATAATGATGATGGAAGGGAGCTGCCATTAGGTGGAACTAATTTACTTAGCGACTACTTGTCGGCGATTGATggattgatggatggatggctgatCAGCGTGGCTAAAGGCATGGCCTCCCCCTCTCTAACCGATCCACAGATCTACGGAAATGAGGCGATCGAAGGCTGATCACTCAATCTATGGGGTGATTGATTGTCGACTCACCCGCATCGATCTCGTTCTCGCTGGGATCCCGATGGAATATGTTGCCATAGTACTGATCGTGCTGCTCCGACTCGACGCTCTGCAGCGACTCCTGGACATCGTCGTCGAAGTCGTCCTGATGGGCGGCGGCCTGCGGCTGctggtcctcctcctcctccccgaAGTCCCGATTCTTTTGGGAGCTGCTCGTGTGGCGCttggccgccgctgctgccagcCGATTCCGCTGTGCCCCGCCGCCGCTCCGCTTGAGGCCCCCATCGCTGGCCGCAAAGCCTCGGGGACGTGGCCTGGCCGatggcttcggcttcgggaGGATGTCCGCTATGGTGGGGATCTTCTGGCTGACACTGCGATTGGGAAACAGCCGCCGCTCCAAATAGTTGGCGAATATCTGTTGGGTTATCTGATTCTGACGCTGGAGCTCGCTCTGATCCAACTGGAAGCCGGGCGCCGCATTGCCATTCGCTGCCGCCTGATTGGTGCCTGAAAAACACGTATGTGGCACGATTAATCACAAATCAATCACGAATCATGGGTGTACCCATGTGGGTCGAATCAGTTGTGCAATCCCCCGATATTTTTGGGCTGGCAATTACATAAAGTGCGGGACAACATCATATAAGAGTCCCACGTCCCCCAGATGAGGTGTTGAAAATAAagtaatttaaaaacaaaaaccaacgaAACTTTGATTACACTTTTGCGGGAATGGAGATTTAATGGAAGCCAAAAAGCCGTTTATGATCTCCGAATGTGAACGGAGATGAGTGTCTGAGTGTCTTTTGATGAATTTTTGATTACATCGTTTCGGTTTCTTCAAGTGACACACATtcatcaacatcaacagcagccagcgaCGAGGCCTGTCTCTGGGAACCAAAGGAATACCCCTTATGCCCTTTTGAAGTGTCttgaggagtggagtggtaTGGAAATATGGTAATATCCGAATGAGAGATCACTGAGGGATGGTTCGAGTGGCAGTACGAGATCTCTTGAAGCCCAAAGGGAAATATGCTAATATCTGACTGAAGATCTGAAGAGTCACCTGTTGGAAGAAGGAGTCGTTTCTCTCGCTATTCAgatagaaatatatatgcaatcaatgaaatattcataaaCGATAAAGGAGTCGTCCTTTGTAGGGGGTTGCATTGATCAGAGAAAGGGTATTCCCCCTTTGGATGTACCCTCATGTGGAGGGTGGGCGGGATCCCTTGCCAAAACTGTGTCAAGGCCACGGCCATTGCAGAGGTGCTTTTACTGCCCCGCAGTTAAGCGGATTGCAGGTcgtttcatttccatttccagttcCAGTGGCCCCTCTGGGAATTGCCAAATAATTGATATAAAAAAGCTGCTGCTAAATGCCTCATGAGGCATTAGGGCCACGCCCAGCCCTTAGCCCATAATTGAGTGGCATTTTGGGCACAAATTTATGCGGTATTCCACGGGGCAGCCACGGCTTGGCGTATCTTCCCGCCACGAGGAATGCCCCCCATTTTTTATTATGCAATTAAATGTaattgtttttaatatttctttaatctttttctgtgttttttttactcttttttgaATCTCTTTTGGCTGCAGCGTTGAGATGAGTTGAAAATTCCGCCCTGACATTTGTGTCGGTGATTGAGTGCCGCTTAcgggagggggcaggggtgCCCCAGATGTCAGGTGAAACATTATGTGGCAGATTGACTGTGGAAACaaggcctctgcctctgcctctgctggccGGCACTCGGGGGCTTATCCGATGGCATTCGCTTAATGAATCGCCAAAAGCAACACTTCatacgtgtacgtgtacgcGAACGCGTAATGGTACGAGAAATCATCAATGGGATCTCTTTTCATGGAATGAGATCTATATGGCAGATCTTTTTCGAGGAGTTGTGCGATGGAAAGTGGTTATGGCTTATGGCTTATGGCTTATGGCTTATGGCTTATGGCTTTTGGTAATTGGAGAGCTATTGGAAGTGCTTGTTAATGGAAAGTGAAATGGAGGAAAGAGGAAATGAAGAGGTTATGCCATTAACGGTCTTTCGAGAGGTTACGATCCATTTCCCTAAGGAAAAAGTGGATAAGGAGAGTAGTTTCCATATAGAAAACACGTTTGATAGTGTTGAAGAAAGAAGAATCCTCTTTGAGAGGTAAGTGGAAAATTATAAAGATATCTTATGGATTGCctgtgcctcgacaaaaacgtttcGACTGGTATTTATATTTCGATAAATGCGATAAAACAACTCAGATTTACTCCGTTTAAAGTTGAATTAGTGATAGAAATCCTTTGTAAGCCATTTCCCCACAGGAAAAGGGAGAAAAAACGGAATTTCCAAGTGAAACCAAAGGAATCTTAAGTGATTCAATCATCTCTCCATCAACAGCAATTGCTAATCAATTTATTCAACAAAATTTTAAGTGATTTTTTCGAATTGAATACCCAGCGGATGTTcgaaattttcattaaaactaTGGAATGCCGCAGAGCcagttaaaataaaaaaaaagccaagtCATTGAACAAGAGGCTACCTTTTTGTGGCTGTAATTACTGgcaaacgaaaacgaaattaGAGCTGGGGGCAGGGGCTTAGGTCggtatctttgagatacacAACGAGAGGGCGAACAAAGGCACGCACTCGAAAAGAATTTGGAATGATTGTGCCATTATCGAGTGATTGTTCtgacagatactcgtactactCGTAAATCCTTGACGTGCTGGGCCCCATTGGAGCTCCATTATGAGCTCTAATTTACGTGCCATTGTTGGGAGTTGTTGGCCAATCGAAAAGTGGGCTCCAAAATATGACACACAAACAGTTGCAAATGGCCGGCCAGCAGTAGTCGTGATGGCCTAAATGCCTGACTTTATTGGATCTTAAATGCAGTTGTCTGTCGATTGCTGGCCGGGGCACGCAGCAGAAGCAAGGATGGgtggaaggaaggaaggaaggggtgcacgacaacgacaacgacaacgacgacgacgacgattcGGTGACCCAGTTGTCTGTCAGTTTCCATTCCGATATGTATCTGTGCATcagagtatctgtatctatggcTGTGTGCAACAACTGTAGCAGATACTTGGCTAATTGTCGTTTGCACAGGCCACCGCATAAATCATGACAACTCGCCGAGGATGTTGAGCGAACGGGGGACTGCCTTGAGAAAAACTACACCGAGAGTGCGAGGGTACGAGGGTACGAGAGTACGAGAAACTGAACCTATCCGTAGGCCGTAAATCATTCTGACTAGCATCTGCGGCTAAGAACCTCTCTGTTAATGTatctgcaactgccactgcatttgcaactgcaacagaagTTTCAGTGCAACTTGAGGGCCATGCAATTGCCGCTTCGCTGGAAAGAGGTCAAATTAGCAGTCGTTGTTGCATTCATTCATGAGGGGAGTTGCTCTGTGGCAACTCTCTGGCCACTCTGTGCCACTGTGCTACTGTGGCACTGTGAAAACAAAAGCATATTTCGCAATGCCTGCCCCGCTAAATGTTTGCTCGGCCCACAGCCTCCCCGGCATTCCATCCACATTAAAAGATACATTTGGTTGTTTTCTTTGTCTTGCGTAATCCTCTTGTATCTGTTCTCCccacctcctcccccctccccttttGGAGTACATAATTACATGAACAGCCAGACTTAGGCCCATGCGGCGTATACGTTACGCAGCCAAAAGCCAGGTATTTGATTGACGGCCTCTCTTGAGAATCGGTTTCTGACTCCGATACACTCGTCTGATATATTGTCTGCTTAGATCATAATTAAGTTAAGTCTCGATGCTGCGTTTCAATGTCAAGCCGAAAgctagaaaaatatttattaaattaactttgaaaatgttgtgtgtttttataGGCACAACTCCGATGCTCTTTCGAACAGAAGGAGGCCTCAcaggagtatgggaagaagtTGGTTTTCGATTGGTATCATCGGTATCGAAAAGGTAAGCGAATACAACTTTTGATTTTCTTATGATTAATGGATGGATCAATGGAACCATGAAGTGTCTTAAAACCCCAAGGAACTTTCTATCCTCTCCAAGTGGCCCGACAAAGACCGTTCTACTTTTCAAGTGATTCCTCATGAATTTTCAGTTTTAAGCATTCTTAGAGGATTATATCTTGTTAATCTTCAAAATACAGGATCgtattattcaatatttttcaGCTTCGATTGTAGTCAAAACCATTTAAGCCGTctcctgttgtttttttgaGTGGAATATCTCATGTATTCCCATAGAATCTTCTACTAGTGTAAGAATTAATCTCTAATTTCTATTCATTCTATTTTAAGAACCAATACTGAATGGAAAACTCTAAAAGAATAAGTCCTACCTAGAAAGAGTATTGTACTGCCCGTCGTCTCTTCGGAGGCGTCAAAGGCAAACCTTATCTTGACAAATTACCAATCTTGAGTTCTTAAGTTGTAGGCTCGAAGAAACTCAAGCCTCAAAGGTATtgtgttttattattttttagaGATTTGTTCACATTTTAATAgaaaaatttacatatttttctggCTGAAACTTTCGGCTAATTTCGAATGGTATTTCCAATGCAAATCGAAACGAATACCAAAGTATTTTATTGGCATAATACCCAGTAATTAGCGATGACGGAGAGGTGACTGAACTCTTCTTCTCCGTCCAAGTAGTAGACTCATTAATCTTTGGAaatgtttcttgtttcttgcTTCTTGCCTCTTGCGGGGAAATGATGGAGAGACACGTGCCTCATCTGCCATCATCGACGGCTCCTCGGCttttgttctttctctctcccttactctctctctctttctgtctcctCGCCAAAATGTCACAAGGTGAAAGACCAAACAAATTTTGGTTGTGTGTCGACAACACTCCCCATAATTCTTTCGTTTCTTAATTTCGCGTTTTgcataaaatttcattttacgAATATGatggttttttttcggttttgcgttgtcgtcgttgctgtatctttgttttttttttgttttcttctagTCTTCTGAAATAATTCATTTAATATTCTGAGGTCATCAGCATTCCGGCATTCGAAATGCagccaaaaatcaaaatcaaaatcgaacTCGAAATCGGAATCACAGTTTCAGtgaaaaataatattcaaaaCTGGATCGTTGAATATTTATGCAACAAGAAGATGGGCATTGAACGCGCACCTACCACCTGCCTATTATAAATacatctatccatctatctgtctatctttATTCTATACAGGGGAGGAGAAGCCATGCTGTGAGAGTTTTTTGAGTTCGGACGATCAGCTCTGATTCGgcgcgattcgattcgattcggttcGTTTGTGTCCAAAGTAGAACTCACATATTTATGACATTTCCAAAAGAGAACTACCGTTATGGCAGAGAAATGTGAGATGTTTGCTGTAGTCCATAAATGGAAATCCCAAGAAGTGAACTGTTCTCTTGCCCTAGGGCATATTCGGGCATTTTTAGAGtgtcccataagcgaaaggataCACATGCATTTCGAACAGAGACCATTCACCGTTGATTCGGCTTACAAATGTCCCATAAGCGAATGGATACACATACGTTTCGAATGCAACGAGCAGAGAGACCAGCTAAAAATCCCTAATGATGAAATACCCAAGTTTTATCTAAGGGATAAAGAATCTTAAAGAGTTCGCTAACGCATTGAACGGATTTGATTACAAACAGACTTTTATAGGAAAAAGGGTATTCTTGGAGTcccaattttaattaatttattcttaaaaattcTGCAATATTCCGGATTATGATTCTGAGAGATATATTTGGTGTTATTCTTCTTCAAATATGGTTGGATGTCTCAGAATCTATACTCCGCCTTCCCTCAGCGTCATATCTCGCTTTAGATTCTAGATTGTGGAGAGCCCGAAACCGAAACTAAAGGATTCTTCGTGAAATCTCttgtaaatatacatatgtggtatatatatgtatcctTCATTAATAATATTTCTTATCGATTGATTAAGTTCCCGATGAAGCCTCTTTAATATCCCATAACGAAACCCATCACATAAATAATGCACTTCTTTCATGCACATTTCTCTTATATTTTCCGCTTAAATTTCCGATTTCCAAGTAAATTAATCGAAAGCCCTAGACAATCCCCAATTAAATTCCCAAACACCTACATGCAAATACCATGGCAATAAGCCCTTCAAACTGATCCAAAAAAAGGCAATCTGCCCAAGTGCAATTGTTAATATTTGCCAATCCattgacacacacagacaggcgGGCAcgcggacagacggacggacgaacggacggacggacagagacCCCCAATGACTGACCGTGACACGGATTTAGAGACAATCGAGGAGACACTTGTGCctccattccccattcccctgCCCCGTTACCCACTCGAGGAAGTACTTACCTCTCTTGTCGCGGAGGCCACTGGAGACGACCTCCTCAGAGGTAGCCCCCGGGCTTGGAGTCTCCTCTCTTCTGGCGTTGACTGGAATATTTCCTCTActtgtgctgctggtggcattgctgtggctggggctgtactgatgatgatggaaatTGTGTGGCACATTGCTTGTTGCGGATGGAGGAGGAATGGAATcggatgctgcagctgccatgGCGGCGTGCTGGGGTGCTTTGTTACCGGAATCGACACTGACCAACAGCATGAGCACTATCAAGAGCGTGAGGCGTATCATTATCACTGCTTTTTGCGGTCTAGACaccagtaaaaaaaaaaaaccaaatgttGCAAGTGCACTTTAGTTATATTTGAGGCACAATCTGAacgcgttgctgctgctgctgctgctggagaaaGCCCCAAGGTAAGAGCCGCGACCCCGGACTGTAACTGAAACCaaactgtggctgtgggtccACGATCTCCggattggaaatggaaatgggaatgggagagTGTCGCAGTGTCGCAGTGTCGCGGTGTTGCTGTGTCGCCGTGTGGATGTCGATACGACAGATGTCCAGATCTAGTAGTCGCCTATTTGGTATTCAGCTTCGCTTTCTAAATTATCAATGATAATGTGAATCGGATCTCCTCTGGTTAGATCGCTGCTGGGTCGCTGGCCTTTCTGTCTTTGTCCCCGTCAAAAATACTTGTGTTTTCTCCCGAAAGCCCGAAAGCTGTCATCGGTTGAGGGAGGggtgtgggggttgggatggaGGCTATAGAGGCGGGTGTAGGGGCGCCTCTGGTGTTGCCGTTGAACGCCGTTGGAACGCGGAACGCGGATTAAGTAATCGTTTTACTTTCTTTCCGCTTTTCAAAGCGATAGAAAGAgcgcgagagagcgagaaagagtgagagtgagagtgagatcGGGAGAGCCAACGATCGATGAATCGATCGCTCCTCTCTTACTCTTTTCGGCCTTTACTCTCTCTTCTTCGGCTTGGACTTGACCGATCTCAAAAGTGGTCCGCACTCGATGCTGGACCCTCGAACCGTACACACACTTCGGCTTTACTTCGTTTCGCTCGTTGTCTTTCTGCCTTTCAGTCTTTCAGTCTTTCAGCTTTCCTTGCGATCGAAGCGGCGAGACTTACAGACTAAAGCGTTTGAACGCAACTAAAACACGTTCCATCGCTCGATTCCTCTCCGAGCCAGCTGCAGATCGGCGGAGCGCTGTCTCGATCGGCGGTCAGCAGAGACCACAAATCGAGTCgaatcgagtcgagtcgagtcgtgtctctctctgtccctctcgcgATCTCATGatctgcctccgcctctgcaACTCGTTTTGCGATGACCAGCCTCTGCATTGGGTGCACCGATCTCTGCCGGAGATGCGGTTTGTGGTGTCTTTTAATTACAGGTGTGCAATAGATGAAGATGGTCTTCGGCTTGGAGATGCCCTGCCTGGGcgctggttctgctgctgcggtaAGCCAGAGATCCATGAAGAATCCATGAAGATGTATTTTTAGATGCGAAACTGCTTCGGCCTTCGGTTTATTAATAGTCTTATGGGTGGGGTTTCTCATGAAGGATTCGTAACGGAGAGCTCAAGCTGTGTTTCGAGATGCAGTATGTGTCCCATTGCCCCCACgttaaaattcattaaaattttcaaattctAAATTTCACATTTATTGCTTAAATATTCCCcgaaatatgaatataaatattCGTTTCCAAAAAGATGTCAGTGGGAtgccaaattgaaaattgaaattggaaaTCAACTGCTCGAATTTTGATGGGAATGTTtgggtgtgtctgtgtgtgggatgATCCTTCAAAAAGGCTCTCAATCCTTCAAGTTCTTTAGTCATGTCCGGTGGTTGGGTTGCGTCGCGTGgagggcggaggaggaggcggaggagaaggaggattACTTCTTCTTTTTCCCCTTGCCCTTTTTGCCCTTCTTCCCCTTCTTGCCGCCAGCATTCAGGAGGTCCTCGGTGACATAGGTCTCGGCGGTGACCTTGCTGCTGGGCAGGATCACTGGCTGCTTCGGTGTGCGCAGCTCAATCTCGATGACGTTCTTCTTGTGGCGCGACTTGCCTTTGCTGCCGAGCTTCACGAGGAACACATCGCTGTCGGTCTCGTCGCAGGTCTTGTAGCACACCtgaatggagatggagatggaaatggaaatgaaaaatgaaaaaggaaaGGCTTTTGAGAGTGTGTCACAATTGGAGCTGTTGCATGTTGTGCAACAGtggctgcagttgcagcagttgCAACAGTTGCGGAGGCAAGTCACGacgccataaaaaaaaaaaaaaaacgagcaCACATTCCTCCGCATAATAACCATCGatggagcggagtggagtggagcggagcggagtgaagctgagtggagtggaggaatGCGGAATACAGCGATGGTTTTGTCACTCACCTCGATGCCCTTCTTCTTGGTGTCCATATTCACACCCTTCATTGTCTGCTGAATGTCCTTGTGGTCCACCTGCATGCAGCAGCTCCGCTGGTTCTGTACGGGCGGACAGGCGGGCACCACGGGCGGCCCTCCGCCGCAGAGGCGCTGGCGATAGCACTCCTTGCGACCCTCCTGGAAGTCGCAGGCCTCCTTGATCTTCGAGAACGGCACATAGTAGTTCTCCGTCTCGCAGGCCTCGTTCCCCGCATACTTGATGTTCGCGCGCACCTTCGGGATCTTGGGAT
The sequence above is a segment of the Drosophila pseudoobscura strain MV-25-SWS-2005 chromosome X, UCI_Dpse_MV25, whole genome shotgun sequence genome. Coding sequences within it:
- the tfc gene encoding uncharacterized protein tfc isoform X1, with the protein product MIRLTLLIVLMLLVSVDSGNKAPQHAAMAAAASDSIPPPSATSNVPHNFHHHQYSPSHSNATSSTSRGNIPVNARREETPSPGATSEEVVSSGLRDKRGTNQAAANGNAAPGFQLDQSELQRQNQITQQIFANYLERRLFPNRSVSQKIPTIADILPKPKPSARPRPRGFAASDGGLKRSGGGAQRNRLAAAAAKRHTSSSQKNRDFGEEEEDQQPQAAAHQDDFDDDVQESLQSVESEQHDQYYGNIFHRDPSENEIDADCPNCVDESQYTPNKWTMPLLKLGEKRYYLGIFFKANWFKATQYCRYHGMHLASISSQEENDRLEKHIRDFGLGHEHFWISGTDLADEGNFFWMATGRPITFTNWNAGEPNNFRYENGEEENCLELWNRDGKGLKWNDSPCSFETYFVCEVQPN
- the LOC6899943 gene encoding uncharacterized protein → MAKKKGKKGKKGKAKVSCKLPITDAMLQAPPTPPPAMDDCDDCCQCECVCDCDCSPEIAPCFLQPRRPDPGPEAYDEFEACLNGSGLTIRVLKDTHKVEAVDDGSNFNPDLGADDDPCYRNSLDDCEPTKDPCLHDLLQRSPFARNHIKRRVGGKIINHPKIPKVRANIKYAGNEACETENYYVPFSKIKEACDFQEGRKECYRQRLCGGGPPVVPACPPVQNQRSCCMQVDHKDIQQTMKGVNMDTKKKGIEVCYKTCDETDSDVFLVKLGSKGKSRHKKNVIEIELRTPKQPVILPSSKVTAETYVTEDLLNAGGKKGKKGKKGKGKKKK